One genomic region from Haloterrigena gelatinilytica encodes:
- a CDS encoding glycosyltransferase, with protein sequence MELLYVVNQFPKISESFIINELYELDKRGYDITVFAKQRPDEEATHEEIQKMGITVYYGEEPALTSLPYVCSKDILNKSLLRQTLFIDKPSYHIYALHLGKQISEVVERVGGVDLIHAHFATPDRLSASYAATYHGIPCTVTAHAHEIFSPPSVQRLSQVLSRFNHVIVPSKYNKRYLREEIEVKTDISVIPATTDVEKFEPSDGCVSGRLLTVARLVEKKGYKYAIEAVAELIEQGYNIEYHIIGTGERKESVQTRICELGIEDHVKFLGHVSDDELRSELHDAELFILPCVIASNGDRDVAPVALKEAMATETACVSTSVSAIPELITSGEDGLLVEPKNSTALADTIAELLDNPDRRRELAKNGRNTVRNKFDISDSVDELTEVFDRFGKQD encoded by the coding sequence ATGGAATTACTCTATGTCGTCAATCAGTTCCCGAAAATTTCTGAGAGCTTTATCATAAACGAATTATATGAACTTGACAAGCGAGGCTATGATATAACTGTATTCGCAAAACAACGGCCAGATGAAGAGGCTACACATGAGGAAATACAAAAGATGGGTATAACAGTTTACTATGGTGAGGAACCAGCTCTCACTTCACTTCCATATGTCTGCTCGAAAGATATATTGAACAAATCATTATTAAGACAAACTCTATTCATTGACAAACCATCTTACCACATATATGCGTTACATCTTGGAAAACAAATAAGTGAAGTGGTTGAAAGAGTTGGTGGGGTTGATTTGATACACGCGCATTTCGCTACCCCAGACCGACTCTCAGCTTCCTACGCGGCTACGTACCATGGAATACCTTGTACTGTTACTGCACATGCACATGAAATTTTCTCACCACCTAGTGTTCAGCGCCTATCACAAGTACTCTCGCGCTTCAATCACGTGATCGTTCCCTCCAAGTATAACAAACGGTACCTTCGTGAGGAAATCGAAGTTAAGACGGATATCTCGGTAATTCCAGCAACGACAGATGTTGAAAAGTTTGAGCCTTCTGACGGGTGTGTGTCTGGGCGTCTGCTTACGGTTGCCCGCCTTGTAGAAAAAAAAGGGTACAAGTATGCTATCGAGGCAGTAGCCGAACTTATCGAACAGGGCTATAATATAGAATATCATATTATCGGTACTGGAGAACGAAAGGAATCCGTTCAAACTCGAATTTGTGAACTCGGAATAGAAGATCACGTGAAGTTTTTGGGCCACGTGTCAGATGATGAATTACGATCAGAATTGCATGATGCAGAACTATTCATTCTCCCGTGTGTCATTGCTTCAAACGGGGACCGTGATGTAGCTCCAGTGGCGCTTAAGGAGGCTATGGCAACCGAAACAGCATGTGTTTCTACATCGGTTTCGGCTATTCCTGAATTGATTACAAGCGGTGAAGATGGCCTTCTTGTTGAACCGAAGAACTCAACCGCACTTGCAGATACAATTGCTGAGCTACTAGATAACCCAGATAGACGACGTGAACTCGCCAAGAATGGGCGTAACACTGTCCGAAATAAGTTTGATATTTCTGATTCTGTGGATGAACTTACTGAAGTTTTCGATAGATTTGGGAAACAAGATTAA
- a CDS encoding sulfatase: MDEMECPNILFVVMDTARAKNSLPSINEEVVPNLAELANSGVEFTSTISNAPWTLPSHASIFTGKHTSNHNTNAGNKNFDPDDPCLPELLNKNGYTTVAFSNNSWISPEFGFDRGFDYFYKGWELIPAGEDLARAMRENDTPANQIRSILTSTEFKHLPSSILNSLFAKFLRKKYDYGAYLTNWKIKRWLNKERNKEDPFFMFINYLEPHLEYNPPNRFCEFLDDDISPSEAKEVNQDAWGYVSGEIEMHEEDFEILEDLYKSEIKYLDHRIGNLLDHLSERGILEETLVVVVGDHGENIGDHNLMDHQYSLYDTLVHVPLVINGPEIFTGGKKISHLVESRDLFPTILETAGAEVPKRDGISQSSLEEAIHEENDDGAYAISEYLVPQPAVDTLRNRAPDSTIVDKYDRALRAIRTTEWKYIVGSDGTKELYNIESDPGELNDVADSNPEVVERLHEKIPDEYGTLERGNSDEEQLDAAAQQRLEDLGYI; the protein is encoded by the coding sequence ATGGATGAAATGGAATGCCCGAATATACTATTTGTTGTAATGGATACAGCGAGAGCGAAAAACAGTCTTCCATCCATAAATGAAGAGGTTGTACCGAATTTAGCAGAACTTGCTAATTCAGGTGTAGAATTCACGTCTACCATATCAAACGCTCCGTGGACGTTACCTTCCCACGCATCAATCTTCACTGGAAAGCATACATCAAACCACAATACGAATGCAGGGAACAAAAACTTTGATCCAGATGATCCATGTCTACCGGAATTGCTAAATAAAAATGGATACACAACTGTTGCTTTTTCAAATAACAGTTGGATAAGTCCTGAATTCGGATTTGATAGAGGGTTTGATTATTTTTACAAAGGGTGGGAATTGATACCAGCTGGTGAAGACCTAGCAAGAGCGATGCGGGAGAATGATACACCAGCAAATCAAATCCGTTCTATACTCACATCTACGGAATTCAAACACCTTCCGTCATCAATTCTCAACTCACTCTTTGCGAAATTCCTACGGAAAAAGTATGATTATGGAGCATACCTCACAAATTGGAAGATCAAGAGATGGCTCAATAAAGAGCGTAATAAAGAAGACCCTTTCTTTATGTTTATTAATTATCTTGAACCACATTTAGAATATAACCCCCCAAACAGATTTTGTGAGTTTTTAGATGATGATATCAGCCCTTCAGAGGCTAAAGAAGTGAACCAAGATGCATGGGGGTATGTTAGTGGTGAGATTGAAATGCATGAAGAAGACTTTGAGATTCTAGAAGACCTATATAAGTCAGAAATAAAATATTTGGACCATCGTATTGGCAATTTACTAGATCATCTTTCTGAAAGAGGTATCCTTGAGGAGACTCTCGTTGTTGTTGTTGGAGATCATGGAGAAAACATTGGAGATCACAATCTGATGGATCACCAATACAGTTTATATGATACGCTTGTACATGTGCCACTAGTTATAAATGGGCCAGAGATCTTTACCGGTGGGAAGAAAATATCACATCTTGTTGAATCACGCGATCTTTTCCCAACAATATTAGAGACTGCTGGAGCAGAAGTCCCAAAGCGGGACGGAATTTCTCAGAGTAGTCTTGAAGAAGCTATTCATGAAGAAAATGATGATGGCGCATATGCTATTTCAGAGTATTTAGTTCCCCAACCAGCAGTTGATACACTCCGTAACCGAGCGCCTGATTCCACTATAGTTGACAAATATGATCGGGCACTGCGGGCTATTCGGACAACAGAATGGAAGTATATCGTGGGATCAGATGGAACTAAGGAACTATATAATATCGAATCTGATCCTGGCGAACTGAATGATGTGGCTGATTCAAACCCAGAAGTAGTAGAGAGACTACATGAAAAAATACCTGATGAATATGGAACTCTTGAACGGGGAAACTCAGATGAAGAACAGTTAGATGCAGCCGCTCAACAAAGACTCGAGGACCTTGGCTATATATAA
- a CDS encoding MarR family transcriptional regulator → MVERVPWMSPVDYEILLFFDEHPIQVTPKVIAANINYDRQYVGKRCSTLADAELLESIGTGLYQLTDTGYAYLEGELDVSELEPDE, encoded by the coding sequence ATGGTTGAGCGGGTCCCGTGGATGTCTCCCGTTGATTACGAAATTCTGCTCTTTTTCGACGAGCATCCGATTCAGGTCACTCCGAAAGTAATCGCGGCGAACATCAACTACGATCGCCAATACGTCGGGAAGCGATGTAGCACGCTCGCTGATGCAGAGCTATTGGAATCCATCGGTACTGGTCTCTATCAGCTTACGGACACTGGCTACGCGTATCTCGAAGGCGAACTCGACGTCAGTGAACTCGAGCCAGACGAATAG
- a CDS encoding glycosyltransferase family 4 protein, translating into MQPLNKDSRTLAIYNPMSNKILLRSHTSLREDDVSGGAARLMKNLARALSETGWDVHILSPASLTNEYDNQSDISYIEFDYGNPQSSLETIINTVRGVSTYRETIKDENYNIILDDISHFPYYPMHLSHPEETVNAVFMHTAFFGAAREYVGPLRGTVIEFIDRTLPYLNNPEIICAGSGTADRIHRKTGYSSTHILHPCIDMDKFEYNFMPESSTILYLGRLGERKNVSCLLRAWRIIENKTERDVSLVIAGSGPKMDELRRLSVDLGLTNIDFLGYVEESEKQRLFEESLLYVLPSKMEGYVTTGIEALATGTPVVGSDTFGINDYIQHGETGYLFPVNDHEELARQVLDLVSNPKQMRPIAERGRELALQHSYEEFKLQADNLFSEII; encoded by the coding sequence ATGCAGCCGCTCAACAAAGACTCGAGGACCTTGGCTATATATAATCCAATGTCAAATAAAATATTACTTCGATCGCATACGTCGCTACGAGAGGACGATGTTTCTGGTGGTGCAGCACGGTTAATGAAAAACCTGGCTCGAGCACTTTCAGAAACAGGTTGGGATGTTCATATTCTTTCCCCTGCGTCACTGACTAATGAGTACGATAACCAATCAGATATTAGTTATATTGAATTCGATTATGGGAATCCCCAATCATCTCTTGAGACAATCATTAATACTGTTCGTGGCGTATCTACATATCGAGAAACTATTAAGGATGAAAACTATAACATTATTTTAGATGACATTTCTCATTTCCCATATTATCCTATGCACCTCTCTCACCCAGAGGAGACCGTCAATGCTGTTTTCATGCATACTGCTTTTTTTGGAGCTGCTAGGGAATATGTTGGACCTCTCCGAGGGACTGTAATAGAGTTTATCGATAGAACATTACCGTATTTAAATAATCCGGAGATTATATGTGCTGGAAGTGGAACGGCTGATAGGATTCATAGAAAGACTGGCTACTCTTCCACTCATATCCTTCACCCTTGTATCGATATGGATAAGTTTGAATACAATTTTATGCCTGAATCCAGTACTATTCTGTATCTTGGCCGACTTGGTGAACGGAAAAATGTGTCCTGTTTGCTCCGTGCATGGCGTATTATTGAAAATAAGACAGAACGTGATGTCTCGTTAGTGATTGCCGGCTCAGGACCTAAGATGGACGAACTCCGTCGTCTATCAGTAGATCTCGGTCTAACTAACATTGATTTCTTAGGCTATGTTGAGGAAAGCGAAAAGCAGCGCCTATTTGAAGAATCACTTTTGTATGTCCTTCCTTCGAAGATGGAAGGCTATGTGACGACTGGAATAGAAGCTTTAGCGACTGGAACACCAGTAGTTGGATCTGACACGTTTGGAATCAACGACTATATACAGCATGGTGAGACTGGTTATCTTTTCCCAGTCAATGATCATGAAGAATTGGCGCGTCAGGTGCTAGATCTTGTTAGCAATCCCAAGCAAATGCGTCCGATTGCAGAAAGAGGTCGCGAGTTAGCTTTGCAGCATAGCTATGAGGAATTCAAGTTACAAGCTGATAACTTGTTCTCAGAAATAATATAA
- a CDS encoding thiamine-binding protein yields MTVIARFEVIPVRDGSLSDEIARAIDALDEFDIAYELTATDTVIEAESADEVFEAVHAAHNAVDSDRIITSLEIDDYQSREQDAADRVESVASVLGREPERDR; encoded by the coding sequence ATGACAGTCATCGCCAGATTCGAAGTCATCCCCGTCCGCGACGGGAGTCTCTCCGACGAGATCGCCCGAGCCATCGACGCGCTCGACGAGTTCGACATCGCGTACGAACTGACCGCGACCGATACGGTGATCGAGGCCGAGTCGGCCGACGAGGTGTTCGAGGCCGTCCACGCGGCGCACAACGCCGTCGACAGCGACCGAATCATCACCTCGCTCGAGATCGACGACTACCAGAGCCGCGAGCAGGACGCCGCGGATCGCGTCGAGTCCGTCGCGAGCGTGCTCGGCCGCGAGCCGGAACGCGACCGCTAA
- a CDS encoding VOC family protein has product MNVSDTHHIGVVVTELDQALEFYRETLGLEVADEFTLAGEGIATAIDVDDATGRFAHLTAGTDGTRIELIEYEPAGDDAHPTAINQHGAVHIGFAVPDLQAFYEALPADADPISRPQRIELGLEILFFRDPDGNVIEVVETEG; this is encoded by the coding sequence ATGAATGTGAGTGACACACATCATATTGGCGTCGTCGTCACGGAGCTGGATCAGGCCCTCGAGTTCTATCGCGAGACGCTCGGTCTCGAGGTCGCGGACGAGTTCACGCTCGCCGGCGAGGGGATCGCGACGGCGATCGACGTCGACGACGCGACCGGTCGCTTCGCCCACTTGACGGCCGGGACCGACGGGACGCGCATCGAACTCATCGAATACGAGCCGGCCGGCGACGACGCCCACCCGACGGCGATCAACCAGCACGGGGCCGTCCACATCGGGTTCGCAGTGCCGGATCTCCAGGCGTTCTACGAGGCGCTGCCCGCGGACGCCGACCCCATCAGCCGGCCCCAACGGATCGAGCTCGGTCTCGAGATCCTGTTCTTCCGCGATCCCGACGGGAACGTCATCGAAGTCGTCGAAACCGAGGGGTGA
- a CDS encoding DUF7331 family protein, whose translation MGPDETPSKQTETEQTTDEPSRTQRARKQPQREPVPAVPDRYAALSLAADETFVYDQRNPDAWIQSDAARSLEHAA comes from the coding sequence ATGGGACCGGACGAGACGCCTTCGAAGCAGACGGAAACGGAACAGACTACTGACGAACCATCGAGAACGCAGCGAGCACGGAAGCAGCCGCAACGCGAACCGGTACCGGCAGTCCCCGACCGGTATGCGGCGCTCAGTCTCGCCGCGGACGAGACGTTCGTCTACGACCAGCGAAATCCGGATGCATGGATTCAATCGGACGCGGCCCGCTCGCTCGAGCACGCGGCGTAA
- a CDS encoding glycosyltransferase family 2 protein, translating to MVKNTTVSVVIPTYKRPEKLLRAVRSVENQTYKDWELIVVDDDPESDIENVIPDIDDIKYIKHRENQGAPIARNTGILNSEGKYIALLDDDDAWKPTKLEAQIDRFKDVGNEFGLVYTGRDIVHDNEVVKTYIPSQEGDIYDKLLYENIIPSETPLIRRECFSKIGLFDPEFKSSQDIDLWIRIAKEYKVAAVPKSLAISYEGHDERISSNMERKYSGQKRLVEKHWSALESNPPALSQQYRHLGLFATLSGRNLEGASYLLSSLQNNPQDYQTMLYLLLSIAPNPLRTHLFKLRAKISNSI from the coding sequence ATGGTAAAAAATACAACAGTTAGTGTTGTAATTCCCACATACAAGCGACCAGAGAAACTATTAAGAGCGGTTAGATCTGTAGAGAACCAAACATACAAAGATTGGGAGTTAATCGTTGTCGATGATGATCCCGAATCCGACATCGAAAATGTAATACCGGATATTGATGATATAAAATACATAAAACATAGGGAAAACCAAGGGGCTCCTATAGCTAGAAATACAGGTATATTAAACTCAGAAGGCAAATATATTGCTCTTCTTGACGATGATGATGCATGGAAACCCACAAAATTAGAGGCCCAAATTGACCGGTTTAAAGACGTTGGAAACGAATTCGGTCTTGTCTATACAGGAAGAGATATTGTGCACGATAATGAGGTAGTCAAAACATACATACCATCTCAAGAAGGGGATATCTATGACAAATTATTATATGAGAATATAATACCCAGTGAAACACCACTCATTCGTAGAGAATGTTTTAGTAAGATAGGTCTATTTGACCCAGAATTCAAAAGCTCTCAAGATATAGACCTGTGGATTCGTATTGCGAAAGAATATAAGGTTGCTGCAGTACCTAAATCTCTTGCAATTTCTTATGAGGGGCATGATGAACGGATAAGCAGTAACATGGAACGGAAATACAGCGGTCAAAAACGACTAGTTGAGAAACATTGGTCTGCTCTTGAATCAAATCCACCAGCACTGAGTCAACAATACCGACATTTAGGACTTTTCGCTACCTTGTCGGGGCGTAATTTAGAAGGAGCTTCCTATCTTCTTTCTTCATTACAGAATAATCCACAAGATTATCAAACAATGTTATATTTACTTCTGAGTATAGCTCCAAACCCTTTGAGGACTCATTTATTTAAGTTACGGGCCAAGATCTCTAATAGCATTTAA
- a CDS encoding oligosaccharide flippase family protein, with translation MASLLRSIISIFFGKFAGLVISILFTPILVRVISQSQYGVYATVLAGFSIITLISKGGLFDATRKVVGDGKDDSHRVSKVVSISLLIGIVYALLAGIAVLLSSKLGVLPATYVPYTWAIILVVFFGNVYAVARAAFYGIQRESVAEALNIGRQLVYTSVALLLAYIGYDVVGVFTGYVFSFVLLCILGLLVLRRSIPFKMPSRGDVSEYGREIVSFGGYQLIGGVSAMLLYKVDLLLVEFFQGQSSAALYQSAIVPAEMIWFVPSVIQAAFLQHTAHLWSNGDIDTINSNLKEGFKYAVLALSLFGIGLFTLADPFLSIYFGPSYSASSTTLQILLIGTFFLGTTRVVTPVLHATGWVRESEAITVAGLCINLVLNVLLIPEYGIIGAGIGTGVSYAAIFAGNTLLWKRSPLEIVSLRWVVRLIAVQLIFLTVFYAIVSSFSYSPLVSILVFPPFGLLTFLSLNVTAGYIPVELIRKFLHKVQLDR, from the coding sequence ATGGCATCACTCCTTCGATCGATTATTTCTATTTTTTTCGGGAAGTTCGCTGGGCTGGTTATCAGTATACTGTTTACCCCTATTCTCGTCCGAGTTATCTCACAATCACAATACGGGGTATACGCGACCGTACTGGCCGGATTTAGCATCATCACACTCATATCTAAGGGTGGGCTGTTCGATGCAACGAGGAAAGTAGTTGGAGATGGGAAAGACGACAGCCACAGAGTATCGAAAGTCGTCTCAATTTCGTTGCTGATCGGCATAGTCTACGCACTATTGGCCGGAATTGCTGTCCTGTTATCGTCGAAGTTGGGCGTCCTACCTGCAACGTATGTACCATACACTTGGGCAATTATTCTGGTAGTCTTCTTCGGCAATGTGTATGCCGTCGCCAGAGCGGCTTTCTACGGTATACAGCGAGAGTCGGTCGCTGAAGCACTTAATATTGGTCGCCAACTGGTATACACTTCTGTTGCACTGCTATTGGCGTACATTGGGTATGATGTGGTCGGTGTATTTACCGGGTACGTATTTTCCTTCGTGCTCCTATGTATCCTTGGATTGCTAGTTTTGCGGAGGTCTATCCCCTTCAAGATGCCATCGAGGGGTGACGTTTCCGAATATGGTCGAGAAATCGTCTCGTTTGGCGGATACCAGCTCATCGGTGGTGTGAGTGCAATGTTGCTGTACAAGGTAGATCTTCTTCTCGTCGAATTCTTTCAGGGTCAGTCCTCGGCTGCCCTCTATCAGAGTGCTATCGTTCCAGCGGAGATGATTTGGTTCGTCCCATCGGTTATTCAGGCTGCGTTCTTACAGCACACGGCACACTTGTGGTCAAATGGTGATATTGATACAATAAATAGCAATTTAAAAGAAGGATTTAAATATGCTGTTCTAGCATTATCACTATTTGGTATTGGTCTATTCACCCTTGCAGACCCGTTCCTCAGTATTTACTTTGGGCCGAGCTACTCCGCGTCATCTACGACATTGCAAATCCTGCTCATCGGGACGTTCTTTTTGGGGACCACCCGAGTCGTAACGCCGGTGCTGCACGCGACAGGATGGGTTCGGGAATCCGAAGCTATCACCGTCGCAGGATTATGTATCAACTTGGTATTGAATGTTCTCCTAATACCTGAGTACGGCATCATCGGTGCAGGTATCGGGACTGGTGTCTCCTATGCCGCGATATTCGCAGGGAACACCTTGCTCTGGAAGCGATCCCCACTTGAGATCGTTTCCCTCCGGTGGGTAGTCAGACTGATCGCAGTTCAACTGATATTCCTTACTGTGTTCTACGCGATTGTCTCGTCCTTCAGTTACTCGCCGCTGGTATCGATACTCGTATTCCCACCATTCGGACTTCTGACATTCTTGTCTTTGAACGTTACAGCGGGCTATATTCCGGTTGAACTGATCAGGAAGTTTTTGCACAAGGTACAACTAGACAGGTAA
- a CDS encoding coiled-coil domain-containing protein produces the protein MTDRPLENATLETLVEELRELRARNERLEERVADLERQVDDLEADVDDHDDELDAHETRLDTQSDQLESRQTETDRLEAITEATRKRTGANKARIEELQTRELEKGAHLHTDNVDEHEIDVPDNRLERITKTDDEPYYRLPDHEDPLNRDDVALAHGDLLPIQQLARMDADMRRATADALPTRLAAKLWEARADPTVGDDPWTTGCKSVREYVAASDLKHWIRRREEGISETYAKKLVSRTIDAALELSKNRLAVRKRTQRKNGLEYTERRLILPADAEIPGETASSRNVERSTSSATATRNSSDPTAPGDS, from the coding sequence ATGACTGACCGGCCCCTCGAGAACGCGACCCTCGAGACGCTCGTCGAGGAACTCCGCGAACTCCGAGCGCGAAACGAGCGACTCGAGGAGCGCGTCGCCGACCTCGAGCGCCAAGTCGACGATCTCGAGGCCGACGTGGACGACCACGACGACGAGCTCGACGCGCACGAGACGCGACTCGACACCCAGTCCGACCAACTCGAGTCCCGACAAACTGAGACCGACCGCCTCGAGGCGATCACCGAAGCCACCCGCAAACGCACGGGCGCGAACAAGGCCCGCATCGAGGAGCTCCAGACGAGAGAACTCGAGAAGGGCGCCCACCTCCACACGGACAACGTCGACGAACACGAGATCGACGTCCCCGATAACAGACTCGAGCGGATCACCAAGACCGACGACGAACCGTACTACCGCCTGCCCGACCACGAGGACCCGCTGAACCGAGACGACGTGGCCCTCGCCCACGGGGACCTCCTCCCGATCCAGCAACTGGCCCGGATGGACGCGGACATGCGCCGCGCGACGGCCGACGCCCTCCCCACCCGACTGGCCGCCAAACTCTGGGAAGCCAGAGCCGATCCCACAGTGGGAGACGATCCCTGGACGACCGGCTGCAAGTCCGTCCGGGAGTACGTCGCCGCCTCCGACCTGAAACACTGGATCCGCAGACGGGAAGAGGGCATCAGCGAGACCTACGCGAAGAAACTCGTCTCCCGCACGATCGACGCGGCCCTCGAACTCTCCAAGAATCGTCTCGCCGTCCGCAAACGCACCCAGCGCAAGAACGGGCTCGAGTACACCGAACGCCGGCTGATCCTCCCGGCCGACGCCGAGATCCCCGGCGAAACGGCATCCTCGAGGAACGTCGAGCGGAGCACCTCGAGTGCCACCGCAACGCGAAACTCGAGCGACCCGACCGCCCCCGGAGACAGCTGA